From the Leptospira sp. WS60.C2 genome, one window contains:
- the fliN gene encoding flagellar motor switch protein FliN yields MGEGSLSQEDIDALLGGFSGGSTPAAGGSGGGGGGLDDLDALVGGGGGDDNGPSFADIAAALGPSATPAPARTQSKTQSSSGSNTANLNLLLDVTLQLTIELGRTTMFIKDVLQLTEGTVVELDKNIGEELDILANGKLVGRGKLIVLDDYYGVQITQIVDPMERLGGPAFL; encoded by the coding sequence ATGGGTGAAGGTTCACTATCACAAGAAGACATAGACGCGTTACTCGGCGGATTTAGCGGAGGAAGCACACCTGCAGCTGGTGGCTCAGGCGGGGGTGGAGGCGGACTCGACGACCTTGATGCTCTCGTAGGGGGCGGAGGTGGTGATGACAATGGACCTTCCTTTGCCGACATAGCCGCAGCCCTCGGACCAAGTGCCACACCAGCGCCGGCCAGAACCCAATCCAAAACTCAGTCCAGTTCTGGAAGCAACACAGCCAACCTCAATTTATTACTCGATGTCACATTACAACTGACCATTGAGCTTGGTCGTACAACCATGTTCATCAAAGACGTCTTACAACTAACTGAAGGAACAGTAGTGGAACTCGACAAAAATATTGGAGAGGAACTGGATATCCTTGCCAATGGAAAACTTGTCGGCCGCGGAAAACTAATCGTCTTGGATGATTATTATGGAGTTCAAATCACTCAAATTGTAGATCCAATGGAACGACTAGGCGGGCCTGCTTTTTTATAA
- a CDS encoding RsmE family RNA methyltransferase: protein MNWIVLRKEELDPTKTVRFSDHRHHHIKTILKKKQGDSVQVVLAEEGNYLFKILQITETETIATEEVTLEKTFDPISIHCFFSLPRPQTAKKIFHLAGAYGVKSLSFFATETKNKEYWTSPIFNKEWKEWIDTGLSQTGNYLLPDVHFGRYENWKEYLKSWKANVIVLDRMGINDFKNQNELNIKPKDDLFVFGSESGWKENDYHHFRENKYLTISLGKINLRTEFAFASLLYDLFKS, encoded by the coding sequence TTGAACTGGATTGTCCTACGAAAAGAGGAACTAGATCCTACCAAGACAGTTCGATTCAGTGACCATCGTCATCATCACATCAAAACTATTTTAAAAAAGAAACAAGGCGACTCCGTTCAAGTCGTTTTAGCCGAAGAAGGAAATTACCTTTTTAAAATATTACAGATAACTGAAACAGAAACAATAGCAACGGAAGAAGTCACCTTAGAAAAGACATTCGATCCTATATCAATTCACTGTTTTTTCTCATTGCCAAGACCTCAGACTGCGAAAAAGATTTTTCACCTAGCAGGCGCTTATGGTGTTAAATCACTCAGTTTTTTTGCGACTGAAACAAAAAATAAAGAATATTGGACTTCTCCTATTTTTAACAAAGAATGGAAAGAATGGATTGATACGGGACTTAGCCAAACAGGAAATTACTTACTACCCGACGTTCATTTTGGTCGTTATGAGAATTGGAAAGAGTATTTAAAATCTTGGAAAGCAAATGTAATTGTTTTAGATCGAATGGGAATTAACGATTTCAAAAATCAAAATGAGCTTAATATCAAACCTAAAGACGACTTATTTGTGTTTGGATCCGAATCTGGTTGGAAGGAAAATGACTACCATCACTTCCGAGAAAACAAGTATCTGACAATTAGTTTAGGAAAGATAAACTTAAGAACAGAATTTGCGTTTGCTTCCCTATTATATGATCTATTTAAAAGCTAA
- a CDS encoding RNHCP domain-containing protein translates to MFCFAANTGMSRNNDQVNFQKISKKNRYIDEDEDRDVSTSKKKSHRYRSDTEEFRCVECKQMVFPPGYGTDQRNHCPNCLTSLHLDNTPGDRAATCGSKMEAISIWVRKGEWVILHRCKGCGVIHANRIGPDDNEALLLSLAAQAMAKPSFRLFSESPVENPPD, encoded by the coding sequence ATGTTTTGTTTTGCCGCAAACACTGGTATGTCACGTAACAATGACCAAGTCAATTTTCAAAAGATTTCTAAGAAAAATCGGTATATAGACGAAGACGAGGATAGAGACGTATCTACTTCGAAAAAGAAATCACATCGTTATCGATCTGATACAGAAGAATTTCGTTGTGTCGAATGCAAACAAATGGTATTCCCACCTGGTTATGGAACAGACCAACGGAACCATTGTCCTAATTGCCTCACAAGCCTTCATCTGGACAACACTCCGGGTGATCGGGCGGCTACCTGTGGTAGTAAAATGGAGGCCATTTCCATCTGGGTTCGGAAAGGGGAATGGGTGATTTTACACAGATGTAAAGGTTGTGGTGTGATCCATGCCAATCGGATTGGTCCTGATGACAACGAAGCATTGCTCTTGTCACTAGCAGCTCAAGCGATGGCAAAACCAAGTTTTCGTTTGTTTTCAGAGAGTCCGGTGGAAAATCCACCGGACTAA
- a CDS encoding O-acetylhomoserine aminocarboxypropyltransferase/cysteine synthase family protein, translating to MPRQYKPETIALHGGQEPDPTTTSRAVPLYQTTSYVFKDTDHAARLFGLQEFGNIYTRLMNPTTDVLEKRVAALEGGVAALATASGQSAEMLALLNIVEAGQEIVASSSLYGGTYNLLHYTFPKLGIKVHFVDPSNPENFRKASNDKTRAFYAETLGNPKLDTLDIAAVSKVAKEVGVPLVIDNTMPSPYLVNPLKHGADIVVHSLTKFLGGHGTSIGGIIIDGGSFNWGNGKFKNFTEPDPSYHGLKFWEVFGKFEPFGGVNIAFILKARVQGLRDLGPAISPFNAWQILQGVETLPLRMERHSHNALKVAEFLQKHPKVEWVNYPGLPSDKNYATAKKYHERGLFGAIVGFEIKGGVEKAKKFIDGLELFSLLANIGDAKSLAIHPASTTHQQLTGEEQLSAGVTPGFVRLSVGLENLDDILVDLEEALKNI from the coding sequence ATGCCACGTCAATACAAACCAGAAACCATCGCACTTCACGGAGGCCAAGAGCCTGATCCAACAACTACCTCACGTGCGGTGCCACTTTACCAAACCACGTCCTATGTTTTTAAAGACACAGACCATGCGGCAAGACTGTTCGGTCTCCAAGAGTTTGGAAATATTTATACAAGACTCATGAACCCAACTACTGATGTTTTGGAAAAACGAGTGGCGGCTTTAGAAGGTGGAGTTGCTGCACTTGCTACTGCATCTGGACAAAGTGCGGAAATGTTAGCGCTGCTAAACATTGTAGAAGCAGGACAAGAAATTGTTGCCTCTTCTTCTCTCTACGGTGGAACTTACAACCTACTCCATTATACATTCCCTAAATTGGGAATTAAAGTTCATTTTGTGGATCCATCAAACCCTGAAAATTTCAGAAAAGCATCCAATGATAAAACAAGAGCATTCTATGCTGAAACTTTGGGAAACCCAAAACTAGACACTCTTGATATAGCAGCTGTTAGTAAGGTAGCAAAAGAAGTAGGAGTTCCACTTGTCATCGATAACACCATGCCATCACCGTATTTGGTGAACCCGTTAAAACATGGAGCGGATATTGTCGTTCATTCCTTAACCAAATTTTTAGGTGGTCATGGAACATCGATTGGAGGGATCATCATCGACGGTGGTAGCTTCAATTGGGGAAATGGAAAATTTAAAAATTTCACAGAACCAGATCCTTCTTACCATGGATTAAAATTCTGGGAAGTGTTTGGAAAATTTGAACCATTCGGTGGTGTCAACATTGCTTTCATCTTAAAAGCCCGTGTCCAAGGACTAAGAGATTTAGGACCTGCCATTTCTCCTTTTAATGCATGGCAAATCCTACAAGGAGTGGAAACTCTACCACTCCGTATGGAACGTCATTCCCATAACGCACTCAAAGTAGCGGAATTTTTACAAAAACATCCTAAAGTAGAATGGGTGAATTACCCAGGCCTTCCTTCTGACAAAAACTATGCGACTGCCAAAAAATACCATGAACGTGGACTCTTTGGTGCCATCGTAGGTTTTGAAATCAAAGGTGGAGTGGAAAAAGCTAAAAAATTCATCGATGGACTTGAACTCTTTAGTTTACTCGCGAACATCGGGGATGCAAAGTCTTTGGCGATCCATCCGGCATCCACAACACACCAACAGTTAACTGGTGAAGAGCAACTCTCCGCTGGTGTCACTCCTGGTTTTGTGAGACTCAGTGTAGGTTTAGAAAACCTAGATGACATTCTAGTAGACTTAGAAGAGGCATTAAAAAATATCTGA
- a CDS encoding AAA family ATPase: protein MKKKTIFPILFFMSNSPTQLDFFKAKDLFLSELKQANYQFLQEKDETIFRFRQNAVGKEKLLDCLGIVRNYIENFRIYNFEDGYLSLQTLGDNLFEPQKNLSSRFRIRFSFKSDLKVECSKLGDFSTKEIQTIIHLFQFLTLEGGTTKDPRSILEPLGVEVYDPILEKAKGNELSFDSVYGYDSVKEQILESLVFPLKKPEPFLEITKLTRQKPTGNLPRAVLFEGEPGVGKTSMAKIVSHLCGVPMVYVPIESILSKYYGESSQNLAMVFDAAALFPKCMLFLDEIDSLATSREDGLFEATRNLLSVLLRKLDGFAEKTGTITIGATNRKEDLDTALLSRFDRKIRFPLPNREERTKILEGYAKHLSQVEREQIADLLLDASGRNLKDYCDYVERRWITKNWDKLEQLTAPGVSFYLESFPDFGWKH from the coding sequence TTGAAAAAAAAGACAATCTTCCCTATTTTGTTCTTTATGTCCAATTCCCCAACACAACTGGATTTTTTTAAGGCCAAAGACCTATTCCTTTCGGAACTCAAACAGGCCAACTATCAATTTCTTCAAGAAAAAGACGAAACGATCTTTCGGTTCCGACAAAATGCGGTTGGGAAAGAGAAACTCCTAGATTGTCTTGGGATTGTTCGTAATTACATTGAAAACTTCAGGATTTATAATTTTGAAGATGGATACCTAAGCTTACAAACTTTAGGTGATAATTTATTTGAACCACAAAAGAATTTATCCTCCCGATTTCGGATCCGCTTTTCCTTTAAATCCGACTTAAAAGTGGAATGCTCCAAACTTGGAGATTTTTCTACAAAGGAAATCCAAACCATTATCCACCTATTCCAATTTCTAACTTTGGAAGGAGGCACAACAAAGGATCCAAGGTCGATTTTGGAACCGTTGGGAGTGGAAGTCTATGATCCCATTTTAGAAAAAGCGAAGGGAAATGAGCTCAGCTTTGATTCGGTGTATGGCTATGATTCCGTAAAAGAACAGATCTTAGAAAGTTTGGTATTTCCTCTTAAAAAGCCCGAACCGTTTCTGGAAATTACAAAACTCACCAGGCAAAAACCAACAGGAAACCTACCACGTGCCGTTCTCTTCGAAGGAGAACCAGGGGTGGGAAAAACAAGCATGGCAAAAATTGTCTCTCATTTATGTGGAGTTCCCATGGTATATGTTCCCATCGAATCCATCCTGAGCAAATACTATGGCGAGTCCTCGCAAAACCTAGCCATGGTATTTGATGCGGCAGCACTCTTTCCAAAGTGTATGTTGTTTCTCGACGAAATCGATTCCTTGGCAACTTCCAGAGAAGATGGTCTCTTTGAAGCGACACGAAACCTACTCAGTGTGCTTCTACGCAAATTAGATGGATTTGCCGAAAAAACGGGAACCATCACCATTGGAGCTACCAACCGAAAAGAAGATTTGGATACGGCACTTCTCTCTCGTTTTGACCGAAAAATTCGGTTTCCCCTTCCCAATCGCGAAGAAAGGACAAAAATTTTGGAGGGATATGCCAAACACCTCTCGCAAGTCGAAAGAGAACAAATCGCCGATTTGTTACTAGATGCATCAGGTAGGAATCTCAAGGACTACTGTGACTACGTAGAACGTCGATGGATTACCAAAAACTGGGACAAATTGGAACAGTTGACCGCTCCTGGGGTGTCATTTTATTTGGAATCCTTTCCAGATTTTGGATGGAAACACTAA
- a CDS encoding GNAT family N-acetyltransferase, with product MDTNTFEYEIERIINPSESLQEELWQRLHDYSISKLGDPSLVSKEFFAILVKEGETLIAASLCYLFFKGLNLQLLWVAEDKRGKDLGTKLLQVIEEEAIRLGATLVFGYSFGFQAPKFYTKFGYEEVGKIPNYPEGQNCYFLCKKLTKDSP from the coding sequence TTGGACACTAATACGTTCGAATACGAAATCGAAAGGATTATCAATCCTTCAGAATCTCTCCAAGAAGAACTTTGGCAGAGATTGCATGACTATAGTATCTCCAAGTTAGGTGATCCTTCCCTTGTATCAAAAGAATTTTTTGCCATTTTAGTGAAAGAAGGTGAGACTCTCATTGCAGCCTCTCTCTGTTACTTGTTTTTTAAAGGACTCAACCTCCAACTGCTTTGGGTTGCAGAGGACAAACGAGGAAAGGACCTTGGCACGAAACTGTTGCAAGTGATCGAAGAAGAAGCAATTCGATTGGGAGCCACTCTAGTATTCGGATATTCTTTTGGATTCCAAGCGCCCAAGTTTTATACCAAATTTGGGTATGAAGAAGTGGGCAAAATTCCCAATTACCCTGAAGGGCAGAATTGTTATTTCCTTTGTAAAAAATTGACGAAGGATTCTCCTTGA